Proteins found in one Bactrocera oleae isolate idBacOlea1 chromosome X, idBacOlea1, whole genome shotgun sequence genomic segment:
- the LOC138858129 gene encoding uncharacterized protein isoform X1 — MVDQYADPRVPHHVAQLPIFNYMPQTYTKSNLFIQINMDVEMPTNPTPTIRSAINVPRTGPIPAPRATAATTVTAVARNTAQPPSASPLVQPEPHRTRCPLCRRSHRLQHCSIFKSMQPSQRQRVAQAHGHCLNCLSLTHTTQECDSECSCQLCGRLHHTFLHRTSRRDVRRPPAPRSRGAVRRPPPRHPIQHQRPAAAPQYRPRNVGNETTARHRRPRLSSRRPTGLSSVVATLQQLQNLLG; from the coding sequence atggtcgatcaatatgcCGACCCACGCGTGCCACATCACGTGGCACAACTGCccatattcaattatatgccacaaacatatactaaatctaatctTTTCATACAGATTAATATGGACGTGGAAATGCCGACAAATCCAACGCCAACCATTCGATCGGCTATCAACGTGCCGCGCACTGGGCCGATTCCAGCGCCTCGAGCCACCGCTGCAACAACTGTCACAGCTGTCGCGCGGAACACAGCACAACCACCGTCAGCGTCGCCATTGGTGCAACCGGAGCCGCACCGCACCCGATGTCCGCTGTGTCGCCGCTCACACCGGCTACAGCACTGTAGCATCTTCAAATCCATGCAACCCAGTCAACGTCAGCGGGTAGCCCAGGCGCATGGACACTGCCTCAATTGCCTGAGTCTCACCCATACGACGCAAGAGTGTGACTCGGAGTGTTCATGTCAATTGTGCGGAAGGCTACACCATACGTTCCTTCACCGCACCTCCAGGCGCGACGTTCGGCGACCACCCGCACCACGCAGTCGCGGCGCTGTCAGGCGACCGCCGCCCCGCCACCCGATACAACATCAACGCCCAGCTGCCGCTCCACAGTATCGTCCAAGGAATGTAGGGAACGAAACAACTGCACGGCACCGACGGCCCAGACTATCATCCCGCCgccccactggcctcagcagtgttgtagcgacgttgcaacaactgcagaatttgctaggctaa
- the LOC138858129 gene encoding uncharacterized protein isoform X2, which yields MDVEMPTNPTPTIRSAINVPRTGPIPAPRATAATTVTAVARNTAQPPSASPLVQPEPHRTRCPLCRRSHRLQHCSIFKSMQPSQRQRVAQAHGHCLNCLSLTHTTQECDSECSCQLCGRLHHTFLHRTSRRDVRRPPAPRSRGAVRRPPPRHPIQHQRPAAAPQYRPRNVGNETTARHRRPRLSSRRPTGLSSVVATLQQLQNLLG from the coding sequence ATGGACGTGGAAATGCCGACAAATCCAACGCCAACCATTCGATCGGCTATCAACGTGCCGCGCACTGGGCCGATTCCAGCGCCTCGAGCCACCGCTGCAACAACTGTCACAGCTGTCGCGCGGAACACAGCACAACCACCGTCAGCGTCGCCATTGGTGCAACCGGAGCCGCACCGCACCCGATGTCCGCTGTGTCGCCGCTCACACCGGCTACAGCACTGTAGCATCTTCAAATCCATGCAACCCAGTCAACGTCAGCGGGTAGCCCAGGCGCATGGACACTGCCTCAATTGCCTGAGTCTCACCCATACGACGCAAGAGTGTGACTCGGAGTGTTCATGTCAATTGTGCGGAAGGCTACACCATACGTTCCTTCACCGCACCTCCAGGCGCGACGTTCGGCGACCACCCGCACCACGCAGTCGCGGCGCTGTCAGGCGACCGCCGCCCCGCCACCCGATACAACATCAACGCCCAGCTGCCGCTCCACAGTATCGTCCAAGGAATGTAGGGAACGAAACAACTGCACGGCACCGACGGCCCAGACTATCATCCCGCCgccccactggcctcagcagtgttgtagcgacgttgcaacaactgcagaatttgctaggctaa